The Gossypium hirsutum isolate 1008001.06 chromosome D02, Gossypium_hirsutum_v2.1, whole genome shotgun sequence region GACTTGTCTACAAACTTTGACATGAAAAGAGTTGAATTATTGTTGTCATGGCCTCTTCCTCTTCCTTGAGAATATGAAAACTGATTGTCTTCATATTTACGATGTGAGTGGCCACCGTTGCTTGTGTTGTTGCCTCTGCCCCTTACTCTGCCACGACCACCACCTTTTGAAAAGAAAGAATGATTGTTGGATAAGACTTGCAAAACTTGCTCCTCTTTGTCTTGTCGGTTCAGTTTCTGCTCATGAATCAACAATGATCCTTGCAATTCATCAATAGAAAGTTTATCAATATCATTAGATTCCTTAATTGAACAAACAATAGAATTGAATTTTGTTGTCATAGAGCGAAGAATCTTCTCAATAATGGTAACATTTTCTAGTCTTTCACCATGAATCCGCATCTTATTTGCAATGGCCATCGTTTTTGCGAAGTAATCTGTAACCGATTCTCCGGCATTCATGTGCAACGTTTTGAACTCTGCATGAAGAGCTTGGAGTTGTGCTAATTTCGCCTTCGCTATTCCTTGATACTTCTTCTTCATGAAATCCCAAATCTGCTTGAAAGTGTCTTTGCAGAGAATGGTTTCCAAGATTGAACGATCAATGGCTTGGAACAAAAAGTTCTTTGCTTTGAGATCCTTCAACTTCAGCGCTTTTATTTCTGCCCTTTGCGCATCTGACACTACTGTGCCTCTGGCTGTTTCTAGTATGTCATCCAAAACCACTTGCCAGTGTTCCTTCGATCTCAAAAAATTCTCCATCAACATGTTCCAATGATCATAGTGACCATCAAAACGAGGAATGGCCGACTGCACAAAATTTTCTGAAGCCATTGTTGTTCTCACGTTGCTGCTGCTGCAATTTTCGTTTCTCACTCACAGGAATTTGAACCAAGCTCGGATACCACTGTTAAACTAAGCAGATGGATAAAAggagaaaatgaaagtttgaaatactttGATAATATGAATTCTGATACACTTTATTGAATGATAATGAAATATTTATATAGGTTGAATTATAactgaaaaatcactaaaaaataggaACAAACCTGATACGTAAATCACTAGAAAATATCAACTAATATGATACTCCTAAAGTCTAGCAACAATAAGTTTTGACTGAATCAATAACTTTATTCAAACTAGTAaactaacaaatttaactctaacacaaataaattataaaccctaagcatatttcaattttaaaaataaaaattgcataatGTATAATCCACAAAAATTCaaaggcataatgataaatttgaccctcaaccttttaaaaatagttgaatttgaccatcaacctttcaaaaagagtctaattactattttttaatgaaaatactaactaaaatatcaaatttttaaacatgacaacATGCATGGCAATCAACATGTGCTTTATGctactttttttaattatgatttttttgaattttgaatttagttatttttttgaatattttataatttttaaattatttgttaatgtgTCATATAAAACAATTAGTACCATGTCAACATGAAATAAATGTGGACTACCATGCTTGTCACGCTAACATcgttgaaaaattaatttttagttaacattttcattaaaaaagtgAATTAACTCTTTTTGAAAGATTAATGGCCAATTTTAACTCAATAAAAGAATAAaggtcaaattaacaaaaaatataaacgtTGAGCGCTAAAATTGTCATTATgccaaattcaaataaacatgCTCAACAAAGATTAAATTAAACTCTCATaccaaatataaaatttgaaagaaataatgacgaatatttttttttataaaatcaaaatataaaatatacaaattataaacaattatttcattgtaaatataaataattttctaacgTCCAGCCATAGAATTTAATTATTGTAGAAATTGTATGGTCAAAGAACTTCCGATTAATTACAAACACAATAAAGATGGAATTGGTTAAAGGTTTATGTATATTAGAGAGTCCAAATCTTTTATATGAATATTTCAAAGAATGGAAGAATCATAGAAGTTGCCATCAAACTCAACCTTTCTAATTTAAAACCAACAtaattaataaagtgattagCCAAAAATAATAACCACTTAAAAGCAATTACTCAAATATAGTAGAATTCATCACACTCGTTATGTTGATGaaaacaattttaattaaaattttaaagtatttaaatttttaaaaaataagtgtTAAACGAATAGTTACTATTTAATAATTagctatttaattaaaattaaaacacttaaataaATTGTATTCTATTTTATTAGTCACTTTCACTAATTAAGTTAATATTGAGTTGATTGATGACATTGACTCCAGTAACCCTTTTATAATAGTATAGAAATAAccattaaatgttataaaattaaagataaatagaaTATTCAATGTTGTTGGAACTGGACCGATTAGTCGGATAAAAAATAGTAGGTATAGTGGTGCAGACGAAGTGATTGAACCAACCTTTTAGCAAACTATTTGAAATCGATAAAATATCAAAAACCAAGATTAGAAATTAGTGGTTGAATTgggttataattttttaattgatttattaatttttaaaatttttaattaattattgttgaATCGACAATCAATTTGATTAAACTAAAATCATTATCTGATTAATTTGATCACcaatatgttttttaaaatattgagaatatttgttttaataataaatattctaacatttttctctcttgtgCTAAAGATTATTTAAAGCTATATAACCAACCTCGTGATAAAAAATTTTTTGATAAtctataattcgaatatcaaattttaattctctTTTGAAAGAAAACACACTTTCAGGTCATCtacgatttttttttcttattgaagTTTATGGCctacaaaattttataatatatcatGCATGGATTTGAGGTGGAATATAATATAGGAGACCCAAATCCAATGGGCAAGGGCCGAGGATCAGACTCTTTCAGCTCTTCTACCGGCCTTTCTTATTCAACACCCAAATTGAAGCATAAGTGGATTTTAATCGTAAGCCtacattattaaatttgttataaGCTTGGATGTAATTATACATATATCTGATATATTTGGACAACCACTATAATTAATTGGTTTTGATgtaattacacatatatatatatggcatgtttGGACAATCCCTAGAATTAGTTGTTCCATTGAATTGAGTGTACCCTCAATTACATTTTTCAGTTCTTGGaagatgaaaattaaaataattacacaaataattacaaataatcacactcaaattcatttattttatggcTTTCTAAACATGCTCGTTCATGATTT contains the following coding sequences:
- the LOC107907907 gene encoding uncharacterized protein → MASENFVQSAIPRFDGHYDHWNMLMENFLRSKEHWQVVLDDILETARGTVVSDAQRAEIKALKLKDLKAKNFLFQAIDRSILETILCKDTFKQIWDFMKKKYQGIAKAKLAQLQALHAEFKTLHMNAGESVTDYFAKTMAIANKMRIHGERLENVTIIEKILRSMTTKFNSIVCSIKESNDIDKLSIDELQGSLLIHEQKLNRQDKEEQVLQVLSNNHSFFSKGGGRGRVRGRGNNTSNGGHSHRKYEDNQFSYSQGRGRGHDNNNSTLFMSKFVDKSKVEYYRCHRFGHYKSECRTNLNRDGGK